The Monomorium pharaonis isolate MP-MQ-018 chromosome 5, ASM1337386v2, whole genome shotgun sequence genome segment TCAAAACGTTGCGTGAGTTCccttttaacataaaatgtcTACCGAAGGACACGAGGACGTTACTTCAAACGCCTAATGATATTGCTATGAGGAACATTCAACAAATTGGTGGAGGAGAATATCTTCATTTGGGTTTAAAATATACTcttatcaaaaaattgaaaagtctTCCTGAACATATGTTACCGGAAACAATAGAAATCGATTTTAGCACCGATGGTGCTCAAATCCACAAGAGTGGCACAGGTCAGTTTTGGCCCATTCAATacagaatttataattgtgttgATAAAAGGCCTGTAATCGCGGGTATCTTTAAAGGAACACAGAAACCATCGgatacttttcaattttttgaacaGTTTGTTCAAGAAATTATCGACATACACGAAGAAGGCGGTGTTCATATAAGAAATCGACGATTGCCATTAAAAATTCGATGTTTTATTGCCGATGCACCAGCGAGGGCATTTGCTTTAAATCATTATGGACACATATCATCAAGCGCATGTTCAAAATGTAAAGTGGAAGGTCATCGTTGCGAAGAAACGGTATTTTTTCGAGGAACGATGGTTTTTCCGGGGATTCGTCATCCGCCAAGAACGGATGAACAGTATCGGAATATGGTAGATGAAGATCACCATAAAGGTGCAAGTCCCTTAAGTCCCCTAATGGGACTGGTGACGCAAGTTCCATTTGAAACTATGCACCTCCTATATATcggaaatgtaaaaaaaattttacacacacatctGAAAGGAAAGTATGGAAAACAGAAATTGAATATAAGAAAAGTAGAAATTCTTGATTCAAGAATGGCAGATCTTCAAGCATACTGTCCTTCGGAATTCAACCGCCGCCCAAATAAATTCTCCATGTTTAGTCATTTCAAAGCCACTGAGTTCAGACAATTGTTACTGTATACTGCTCCGGCTGTGCtgcaaaatgttttaagtGAAGAATACTATGAACATTTCATGCTACTACATTTTGTGATGCGCCTTCTTAGCTTGCAAAATATTCCCGATTCAACGTATGTTTGGTGTCAAGAAGCTTTGGAAAGTTATGTCTGCTTATGCGAGGAACTGTACGGAGAACAGTTTCTCTCATATAACGTACACGGTCTTTTACATGTAGTCGACGATGTTGCAAGATTGGGACCTTTGGAAACATATAGTGCCTTCTGCTACGAGAATAATATGCCTGAATTCCGAAAATACATACGAAAACCGCACCTCGCTCttcaacaattttacaataggATTTGCGAATTAAATGATGTTCTTCTGGCTCCCGCTGATAATAAAATCCAAATTTGTGCATCTAAAATTCACGCAGATGGACCTCTATTGCAAAATATGCCTACCCGTCTTTGTCGACAATTTCGGAAATTGAAAATTGGGAACATTACATTTTCCACTTCCCTTCGTGACAATTGCTGTATTCTGAATAATGCAAACATCTGCGTTATACAAAACATAGTCCAAATAGAGGGAAGAACTACGttcatcgtcaaaaaatttcgAACACAGATTCACATATATGATGTTGGTAGGACATCTGATTTGGCAAGAGTTTTCCAGTGTTCTAATTTATCCATTGCAATCGAGGCAATAAACTTGACGGATGTAAAAGGCAAAATGTACAGAATGCCGAAATGGAGCTCTCAGGAAGGTGAAGAAGAGCTTGCTCTTGAACATGAGTGGATTTGTGTATCACTAATAACACCTCTGGTGTTACCGTAACATTGGTGAAATGTGAATTTAAAAAGAcgcaaaagaaatattgtaaaaatgaaGAAGTAGTGAACAGTAcagtggaaccccgcgttagtgTACTTCGCGTTAGCGGAAATTATCCCCTTCATATGCAGTCGGCCCACGTGAGTAGCGTGTGTGGGGGATAGCAATACGCTACGTAATACGCTATATCCCTAAatttcacggagtgggagtgaaaccaagcaataggagatcaccccgcgttagcggactaGAGCCCCGAAGAGTCCGCTAAAGCGGGATTCTACTGTATTATAGATATGTGACAGTATTATATATGACGCAGTGCCATTATATGACAGTAAAATTCCgtacattatttttcacaataattcattttaatatgcAAAGTTTATTGAAATGGACAATACCATTGCTTTTTgagattctttttatttccagaagaatttatttgaaatttgtataaaagcaaagttataaaattataaattattgtaaattgtataGATTATTACATTCCATTTAACATGGAaaagaatgaaagaaaagaaaaaaagaagatttcAGCGAGAAGTGGTAGACTGCTCATTCGaccaaaaaaattatggacTACGTCCTCGGACGAAGGACCTCCGCGAAAGAAGAGATCCAAAGGCCAAATAACTGTGCGAAAGGAGTTCGAGAAATTACGGTAATCAGGGAAAGACATGGCCGATACTAATGATGAACTAAGACAACCTCATGAATTTTCGGACAAACTAAGTACCCTGAATAAGTCTGACGACATGATCGCAAAAGCTACCAACAAAAATTcgtaagttaataaaaatcatcTTTATGaacaaatgcaatttaatttttgaaattagaacattacatataaacgtaaagttgaaaattttcacaaaatttggcaaaattacaacgtataaatgtaaattaggagctttataattattaatttttaacaattgattacgtttaatattttatttaattacatatgtatattttgtattttcagaaaaaagaaaaattgtaatgatAATTACTCTGCAGCAGTATATAATGAGCCTCTAAAGTTGTCTGAAAATggcataaaaaagttttatgcaGATTCTGTTAGCAAGACATCTGTGTCTGAGATGGAGAATGTTACACATGTACAAACAGAACGAAATCAGCCATGTGTCGATCATAGTGGCCCTGCAAAGTTTCTTGACTatactacaaaaaaatataatgcagCTTCTGTTCTTGCAACTCCTGCTAGCACGACAGTGCCTGATGATGTTCGGCATAGTACACCTGTACAAGAAGAACGAAATGATGAGCCACGTGTTGCCGATAGTGACAGTTTCATAGTAAATACAGCCCCGAGTATTGATACGGAGTTGAAACGAAAATTGGCGTGAGTAAAATGTTGGAatgtttagaattttatatattcagcCTTTCGTTCAGCTTTTATTTCAGCTGATTAActattttttcgtattttctattatcttataataatgattatattaataattttgaagggTATTAGAAGAGCTAAGTAGAAACTTAATCAAAGGGCAAACAGACATACAAcaacaattaaaagaaataaaggaaaaaccaTCAGATGAATATATTGTGAGCAGGTCATTATATCAGTTGCTAGATGGTTATCCGCTGAACACTTTGGAACAATTTAACGAAATCGAACACGAATCCAAAAAATTGGAGCGTCAGAAATTAGTGAGTACACCTTCGTGAATccattatatgtatagtaaGATATTCCATAGAAAAGATGTCCCATATTGCTGTTTCTCAATGCTCTTACTTAGTAAACTGCATTTCCTTAACTACGTGAAACtgaaaattagtaatttttctactttttttatttacattactacACTTTAATGAAAACTTATTGGACAAAGTTAGCATAAAATCAAGTTAAAGTAGACTTTCTTAGCttcaaatatctttttgaaaaaaaaacatttggaTTTTTTTACTACGATAtactgttaaaatttattttt includes the following:
- the LOC118645560 gene encoding uncharacterized protein LOC118645560 isoform X2, with the translated sequence MADTNDELRQPHEFSDKLSTLNKSDDMIAKATNKNSKKKNCNDNYSAAVYNEPLKLSENGIKKFYADSVSKTSVSEMENVTHVQTERNQPCVDHSGPAKFLDYTTKKYNAASVLATPASTTVPDDVRHSTPVQEERNDEPRVADSDSFIVNTAPSIDTELKRKLAVLEELSRNLIKGQTDIQQQLKEIKEKPSDEYIVSRSLYQLLDGYPLNTLEQFNEIEHESKKLERQKLYRHFIGLGAVKIRDFIYTAIKQTMTDELVNKFTWLGDEHNTKELGNTKMMNIIYYAAKKCSHFEGPVDKEAFKIEMLQVLRTIKQRFRRTIKKRNMDEVDENDEDDNEHQNTNTDEESDDYSQTSKSEYD
- the LOC118645560 gene encoding uncharacterized protein LOC118645560 isoform X1, encoding MPFKFKPFMSLSTRHKRRRLSALLMEDHSRDFESAKIPAPQPGLSVSGNDIQNDDESITDNNGNTSGTSEEVEYSEGTEGEEEEEEEEEEEEEVANEQEEREVDRNNAEAQDNMEDENMSDASEHENDNVLQNLDELRTTALQNAFLAANVKHTQGNILLKTLREFPFNIKCLPKDTRTLLQTPNDIAMRNIQQIGGGEYLHLGLKYTLIKKLKSLPEHMLPETIEIDFSTDGAQIHKSGTGQFWPIQYRIYNCVDKRPVIAGIFKGTQKPSDTFQFFEQFVQEIIDIHEEGGVHIRNRRLPLKIRCFIADAPARAFALNHYGHISSSACSKCKVEGHRCEETVFFRGTMVFPGIRHPPRTDEQYRNMVDEDHHKGASPLSPLMGLVTQVPFETMHLLYIGNVKKILHTHLKGKYGKQKLNIRKVEILDSRMADLQAYCPSEFNRRPNKFSMFSHFKATEFRQLLLYTAPAVLQNVLSEEYYEHFMLLHFVMRLLSLQNIPDSTYVWCQEALESYVCLCEELYGEQFLSYNVHGLLHVVDDVARLGPLETYSAFCYENNMPEFRKYIRKPHLALQQFYNRICELNDVLLAPADNKIQICASKIHADGPLLQNMPTRLCRQFRKLKIGNITFSTSLRDNCCILNNANICVIQNIVQIEGRTTFIVKKFRTQIHIYDVGRTSDLARVFQCSNLSIAIEAINLTDVKGKMYRMPKWSSQEGEEELALEHEWICVSLITPLVLP